One Mycolicibacterium fortuitum subsp. fortuitum genomic window carries:
- a CDS encoding thiolase family protein has translation MTNDVAIIGVGLHPFGRFDKTAMQMGAEAIQFALEDAGLEWKDIQFGFGGSYEVSNPDAVTRLVGLTGITFTNVFNACATAASAIQQTADTIRLGKYDIGIAIGLDKHPRGAFTDDPAKLALPQWYAENGQFVTTKFFGMKANHYIHKHNISEETLARVANKNFRNGELNPNAFRRKEISVEEIMASPVLNYPLRQYMFCAPDEGAAAVIMCRADLAHKYTDKPVYVRASEIRTRTFGAYEVHATSAPLDEDPSPTVYAAKAAYEAAGIGPEDVDIAQLQDTDAGAEVIHMAETGLCADGDQEKLLLEGATEINGTMPVNTDGGLIANGEPIGASGLRQMHELVRQLRGEAGERQVPGNPRVGLAQVYGAPGTASATILSL, from the coding sequence TAGCCATCATCGGCGTCGGCCTGCACCCCTTCGGCCGGTTCGACAAGACCGCGATGCAAATGGGCGCGGAGGCAATCCAATTCGCCCTCGAGGATGCCGGCCTGGAGTGGAAGGACATTCAGTTCGGCTTCGGCGGCAGCTATGAGGTGTCGAATCCCGATGCGGTGACCCGCCTGGTCGGGCTGACCGGCATCACCTTCACCAACGTGTTCAACGCGTGTGCCACCGCGGCCAGCGCCATCCAGCAGACCGCCGACACCATCCGGTTGGGAAAGTACGACATCGGCATCGCGATCGGCCTGGACAAGCATCCGCGCGGCGCCTTCACCGACGATCCGGCCAAACTCGCCCTGCCTCAGTGGTATGCCGAGAATGGCCAGTTCGTCACCACCAAGTTCTTCGGCATGAAGGCGAATCACTACATCCACAAGCACAACATCTCCGAGGAGACGCTGGCGCGGGTGGCCAACAAGAACTTCCGCAACGGTGAGCTGAACCCGAATGCGTTCCGGCGCAAGGAGATTTCCGTCGAGGAGATCATGGCATCGCCGGTGCTGAACTACCCGCTGCGGCAGTACATGTTCTGCGCACCGGACGAAGGTGCGGCCGCTGTGATCATGTGCCGTGCCGACCTCGCCCACAAATACACTGACAAGCCGGTATACGTGCGGGCCAGCGAGATCCGGACCCGCACGTTCGGCGCGTACGAGGTGCACGCCACCTCGGCGCCGCTCGACGAGGACCCCTCACCCACGGTGTACGCGGCCAAGGCCGCCTATGAGGCCGCGGGCATCGGTCCCGAGGACGTCGACATCGCCCAACTGCAGGACACCGACGCCGGCGCCGAGGTGATCCACATGGCCGAGACGGGCCTGTGCGCCGACGGCGACCAGGAGAAGCTGCTGCTCGAAGGCGCGACGGAGATCAACGGCACGATGCCGGTCAACACCGACGGCGGCCTGATCGCCAACGGCGAGCCGATCGGCGCCTCGGGCCTACGCCAGATGCACGAGCTCGTGCGTCAGCTTCGCGGCGAGGCGGGTGAGCGTCAGGTTCCGGGGAACCCGCGGGTGGGCCTGGCTCAGGTCTACGGCGCACCGGGCACGGCCTCGGCAACCATCCTCTCGCTGTAG
- a CDS encoding TetR/AcrR family transcriptional regulator codes for MASARRIGAPDAKNRIVLLDAAEALMIEEGYVAVTSRRVAERAGLKPQLVHYYFRTMDDLFLAVFVRRAEEGLVAQAEALNSPQPLWALWRFGTDPSATRLTMEMTGLANHRPALRAEIGRYAEMFREAETKAIDAALRRYGVDASDVPPIVWTFIAASVSRVMVMEQALGMTAGHAEVLKFCEDWLRRLEGEPQPLELPA; via the coding sequence ATGGCATCGGCGCGAAGGATCGGGGCGCCGGACGCGAAGAACCGGATCGTGCTGCTCGACGCCGCCGAGGCGCTGATGATCGAGGAGGGCTACGTCGCGGTCACGTCGCGCCGGGTGGCCGAGCGGGCCGGCCTCAAGCCCCAGCTGGTGCACTATTACTTCCGCACCATGGACGACCTGTTCCTGGCGGTGTTCGTGCGGCGTGCCGAAGAGGGGTTGGTGGCGCAGGCTGAAGCCCTGAACTCGCCGCAGCCGCTGTGGGCGCTGTGGCGGTTCGGTACCGATCCGAGCGCGACGCGTTTGACCATGGAGATGACGGGGCTTGCCAACCATCGGCCGGCGCTGCGGGCTGAGATCGGCAGGTATGCCGAGATGTTCCGCGAGGCCGAAACGAAGGCGATCGATGCGGCGCTGCGGCGCTACGGCGTCGACGCGTCCGACGTGCCGCCGATCGTGTGGACGTTCATCGCCGCCAGCGTGTCGCGGGTGATGGTGATGGAGCAGGCGCTCGGAATGACGGCAGGTCACGCCGAGGTGCTGAAGTTCTGCGAAGACTGGTTGCGGCGCCTGGAGGGCGAGCCGCAGCCGCTCGAGTTGCCGGCGTGA
- a CDS encoding cytochrome P450, whose translation MTESKTDINYDTVDYFTDQSLVPDPHPYFDHLRSKCPVVKEPNYGVMAITGFEEATTVLKDTETFSSCIAVAGPFPPLPFTPEGDDITEQIAAHRAQMPMFEHMVTMDPPDHTNARSLLNRLLTPRRLKENEDFMWRLADQCLDDFIADGKCEFLSAYAKPFSLLVIADMLGVPEEDHEEFRTVLGAPRPGAQVGSLDGDLVASNPLEWLDEKFIKYLEDRRKEPRDDVLTALATANYPDGSVPPVIEVVRSATFLFAAGQETTTKLLSASLRVLGDRPDIQQALRDDRSRIPTFVEEALRMDAPVKSQFRLAKKHTKLGDIDVPAGTTMMVCPGAVNRDPVRFEDPHTFSLDRKNVREHIAFGRGVHSCPGGPLARVEGRVSLERILDRMADIGIDEQFHGPADDRRYNYEPTFILRGLTELNITFKPVR comes from the coding sequence GTGACTGAATCCAAGACCGACATCAACTACGACACCGTCGACTACTTCACCGACCAGTCGCTGGTACCGGACCCGCACCCGTACTTCGACCACCTCCGCAGCAAGTGTCCGGTCGTCAAGGAACCGAACTACGGCGTCATGGCGATCACCGGGTTCGAAGAGGCCACCACCGTCCTCAAGGACACCGAGACGTTCTCGTCCTGCATCGCGGTCGCCGGGCCGTTCCCGCCGCTGCCCTTCACGCCCGAGGGCGACGACATCACGGAGCAGATCGCCGCGCACCGCGCCCAGATGCCGATGTTCGAGCACATGGTCACCATGGACCCGCCCGACCACACCAACGCGCGGTCTCTGCTCAACCGGCTGCTCACACCGCGGCGGCTGAAGGAGAACGAGGACTTCATGTGGCGGCTGGCCGACCAGTGCCTCGACGATTTCATCGCCGACGGCAAGTGCGAGTTCCTCAGCGCCTACGCAAAACCCTTCTCCCTCTTGGTGATCGCCGACATGCTCGGCGTGCCAGAGGAAGACCACGAGGAGTTCCGCACCGTGCTGGGCGCTCCCCGGCCCGGAGCCCAGGTCGGTTCCCTCGACGGCGACCTGGTAGCCAGCAATCCGCTGGAATGGCTCGACGAGAAGTTCATCAAGTACCTCGAAGACCGACGAAAAGAACCCCGCGACGACGTTCTGACGGCCCTCGCCACGGCTAATTACCCGGACGGGTCGGTGCCGCCCGTCATCGAGGTGGTCCGGTCGGCGACCTTCCTTTTTGCGGCCGGCCAGGAGACCACGACCAAGCTGCTCTCGGCCTCGCTGCGCGTCCTCGGCGACCGCCCCGACATCCAGCAGGCCCTGCGCGACGACCGTAGCCGCATCCCGACCTTCGTCGAGGAAGCCCTGCGGATGGACGCCCCGGTCAAGAGCCAGTTTCGGCTGGCCAAGAAGCACACCAAACTCGGCGACATCGACGTGCCGGCCGGCACCACCATGATGGTGTGCCCGGGCGCGGTGAACCGCGATCCGGTCCGCTTCGAGGACCCGCACACGTTCAGCCTGGATCGCAAGAACGTGCGTGAGCACATCGCGTTCGGCCGCGGCGTCCACAGCTGCCCGGGCGGCCCGCTGGCCCGTGTGGAGGGCCGCGTGTCGTTGGAGCGGATCCTGGATCGGATGGCCGATATCGGTATCGACGAGCAGTTCCACGGCCCCGCCGACGACCGTCGCTACAACTACGAGCCGACGTTCATCCTGCGCGGGCTCACCGAACTGAACATCACGTTCAAGCCCGTGCGCTGA
- a CDS encoding MCE family protein: MLTRFIRTQLILFTVASVVGVAVMLFAYMQVPTLLGIGRITVKMELPATGGLYQFSNVTYRGSQIGKVTSVELTEKGAEATLSLDRSPKVPADLEAEVRSMSAVGEQYVELLPRTNSGPYLGNGSVIALSNTKIPQQVGPMLDQLSALVDTIPKDKLSQLLDESYNAFNGTGYDFGSLLDSASTITRDSNAVSDQTRALIDDSKPFLDAQAQTSDSIKTWAASMAGITGQVAENDPEVRSLLRNGPGFAQETTKLLEQIKPTLPILLANLTTFGQIAVTYNPSIEQLLVLLPPYVAQLQTYAPTNNTSGLPMADFSLGLGDPPTCTVGFLPPSAWRSPADTTVIDTPDNIYCKLPQDSPIGVRGARNYPCMGHPGKRAPTVELCNDPKGFQPIAQRQHALGPYPLDPSLIAQGVPPDTRVLPDEKIFGPLGGTPLPPGVSVPTPGAAPEPQPAPSFAGTGPGPLLPGQPMYLEPPVPGVPPPPPGDPNAVPVPAVDQPQATEIPPVPHGQGVFPDAPELPMPAQPGAAPSAFKGGTGDGPSVAIAKYNPRTGEYMGSDGNLYKQTDLVSPPKSWQDLMPT; this comes from the coding sequence ATGCTCACCCGCTTCATCCGGACTCAGCTGATCCTGTTCACCGTCGCCTCGGTGGTCGGTGTGGCAGTCATGCTGTTCGCCTACATGCAGGTGCCGACTCTGCTCGGCATCGGCCGCATCACAGTGAAGATGGAGTTGCCTGCGACCGGTGGGCTCTACCAGTTCAGCAATGTCACCTATCGCGGGTCGCAGATAGGCAAGGTCACCTCGGTCGAATTGACCGAGAAGGGAGCCGAGGCGACGCTGTCCCTGGACCGCTCTCCAAAGGTGCCTGCTGACCTGGAGGCTGAGGTCCGGAGCATGTCGGCGGTCGGTGAGCAGTACGTCGAGTTGTTGCCGCGCACCAACTCTGGTCCATACCTGGGCAACGGCTCGGTGATCGCTTTGTCGAACACCAAGATCCCGCAGCAGGTCGGTCCAATGCTCGATCAGCTCAGCGCACTCGTGGACACGATCCCGAAGGACAAGCTCAGTCAACTGCTTGACGAGTCCTACAACGCGTTCAATGGGACCGGCTACGACTTCGGTTCGCTGCTCGACTCGGCATCGACGATCACGAGGGACTCCAACGCGGTCTCCGACCAGACGCGGGCACTGATCGATGACTCCAAGCCTTTCCTGGATGCGCAGGCCCAGACCAGCGATTCCATCAAGACGTGGGCCGCGAGCATGGCCGGCATCACCGGCCAAGTAGCCGAGAACGATCCCGAGGTCCGCTCGCTGTTGCGCAATGGTCCGGGTTTCGCGCAGGAGACCACCAAGCTGCTCGAGCAGATCAAGCCGACCTTGCCGATCCTGCTGGCGAATCTGACCACGTTCGGCCAGATCGCCGTGACCTACAACCCATCGATCGAACAGTTGCTGGTGTTGTTGCCACCGTACGTCGCCCAGCTGCAGACCTACGCGCCGACCAACAATACGAGTGGTCTGCCGATGGCCGACTTCTCTCTGGGCCTGGGCGATCCGCCGACCTGCACGGTGGGCTTCCTGCCACCGTCGGCGTGGCGTTCTCCGGCCGACACCACCGTGATCGACACTCCGGACAACATCTACTGCAAGCTGCCGCAGGATTCGCCGATTGGCGTGCGCGGTGCGCGTAACTACCCGTGTATGGGGCATCCCGGCAAGCGGGCTCCCACCGTCGAATTGTGCAACGACCCCAAGGGATTCCAGCCGATCGCTCAACGCCAGCATGCGCTCGGCCCGTACCCGCTCGATCCGAGCCTGATCGCCCAAGGGGTGCCCCCGGACACCCGAGTGCTGCCGGACGAGAAGATTTTCGGCCCGCTCGGCGGCACGCCGTTGCCGCCGGGGGTCTCCGTCCCGACGCCGGGCGCGGCACCGGAACCGCAGCCCGCGCCGAGCTTCGCGGGCACGGGTCCGGGGCCGCTGTTGCCGGGGCAGCCGATGTACCTGGAGCCCCCGGTGCCCGGCGTACCGCCGCCACCGCCGGGCGATCCCAACGCGGTGCCGGTACCGGCCGTGGATCAGCCGCAAGCGACGGAGATTCCGCCTGTTCCCCACGGACAGGGGGTGTTTCCAGATGCTCCCGAGCTTCCCATGCCCGCACAACCCGGCGCGGCCCCGAGTGCGTTCAAAGGCGGTACCGGAGATGGGCCGTCGGTGGCAATCGCCAAGTACAACCCGCGCACCGGCGAGTACATGGGTAGTGACGGCAATCTGTACAAGCAGACTGATCTGGTGTCTCCGCCCAAGTCGTGGCAGGACCTGATGCCGACATAG
- a CDS encoding MCE family protein, producing the protein MIRGNPVRLAIAVGSCVALTTSGCAFQGVNSLPLPGAVGRGADSSIYHVEIANVATLEPNSPVMMNDVVVGSVRSLSVKDWHADVEFSVKPDVVVPANVVASVGQTSLLGSMHLAINPPAGQAPEGKLAPGATIALNNSSTYPTTEQTLSSLAAVVNGGGLGQMGDIIHNFSAAINGRETDFRDLLTRLDTFVGALDAQRDNIVASIQGLNQLASTFAGQRDVITRALEKIPPALDVLIKERPRFTTALQKLGTFSATANQFVNESQADLVRNLKNLEPALKALANVGPDLTAALEYAPHFPFTQGFMDRAIRGDYYNLFAYFDLTIPHLKRSLMMGTRWEQGDAQNVPVPGDPGYLNYTYDPLKTGVAPPPPDAFPPAPAAPPPPDLPAPAYSGPVLPVVPPAPLTMPGGMPQPEAPPAGSTSVFAGPYAQQGSSIPSDQPPAPTAPTPPTGGGG; encoded by the coding sequence ATGATCAGGGGAAACCCGGTACGACTGGCGATCGCCGTCGGATCCTGCGTCGCGCTGACGACCAGCGGGTGCGCCTTCCAGGGTGTCAACTCGCTGCCCCTGCCCGGAGCGGTGGGCCGAGGAGCGGATTCCAGCATCTACCATGTCGAGATCGCGAATGTGGCGACGCTGGAACCGAATTCGCCGGTGATGATGAATGATGTCGTCGTCGGCAGCGTCCGCAGCCTGTCGGTGAAGGACTGGCACGCCGACGTCGAGTTCTCGGTGAAACCCGATGTCGTGGTGCCTGCCAACGTGGTCGCCAGTGTCGGGCAGACCAGCCTTCTGGGTTCGATGCATCTGGCGATCAACCCTCCTGCCGGCCAGGCGCCGGAGGGGAAACTCGCGCCGGGAGCCACGATTGCGCTCAACAACTCGTCGACATATCCGACGACGGAGCAGACGTTGTCCTCGCTGGCCGCGGTGGTGAACGGCGGCGGCCTGGGGCAGATGGGCGACATCATCCACAACTTCAGCGCCGCGATCAACGGCCGGGAAACTGATTTCCGCGACTTGCTGACCCGCCTGGACACGTTCGTGGGCGCACTGGATGCCCAGCGCGACAACATCGTTGCCTCGATCCAGGGCCTGAATCAACTGGCCTCGACTTTCGCCGGGCAACGCGATGTGATCACCCGCGCGCTGGAGAAGATCCCGCCCGCGCTCGACGTGCTGATCAAGGAGCGACCGCGATTCACGACCGCGCTGCAGAAGCTGGGTACCTTCAGCGCCACTGCCAACCAGTTCGTCAACGAGTCGCAGGCCGATCTGGTCAGGAACCTGAAGAATCTAGAGCCCGCGCTGAAGGCCTTGGCCAACGTGGGGCCTGATCTGACTGCGGCGCTCGAGTACGCACCGCACTTCCCGTTCACCCAGGGCTTCATGGACCGGGCGATCCGCGGCGATTATTACAATTTGTTCGCGTACTTCGACCTCACCATCCCGCATCTCAAGCGCAGCCTCATGATGGGAACTCGTTGGGAGCAGGGAGACGCGCAAAACGTTCCGGTGCCGGGAGATCCGGGGTATCTGAACTACACCTACGACCCACTCAAGACCGGGGTCGCCCCACCGCCGCCGGATGCGTTCCCACCGGCTCCGGCCGCGCCGCCTCCACCTGACCTCCCCGCTCCCGCCTACTCCGGCCCGGTGCTCCCGGTGGTGCCACCGGCGCCACTGACCATGCCGGGCGGCATGCCGCAACCGGAGGCCCCGCCCGCCGGATCGACATCGGTCTTCGCCGGACCTTATGCGCAGCAGGGCAGTTCGATTCCCAGCGATCAACCGCCGGCGCCCACTGCACCTACTCCACCGACAGGGGGTGGCGGATAA
- a CDS encoding MCE family protein, producing MNRSRLGKWLAVALVALLVVGAAVLLRQAVFGQKTISALFTSATGVYPGDDVRVSGVKVGTIESIKPEGTQTRVTLKVDHDVPIPADAKAVIVAQNLVAARYVQLAPAYRSSGPTLPDDAVIGLDRTAVPVEWDQVKEQLMRLSTDLGPESGVDGTSVSRFINSTADAMAGNGDKLRQTISQLSGVARVLAEGSGNIVDIIKNLQTFVTALRDSNQQVVQFQNRLATLTSVVDGSRSDLDAALTNLSVAVVEVQRFVAGSRDQTSEQVQRLANVTQNLVDNKMHIEQLLHVAPNAFMNGYNIYNPDTGSAVGQFVMNNFSNPVEFICGAIGAVENTTAPETAKLCSQYLGPALRLINFNYLPFPISPYLMPSASPEQLEYSEPGLAPGGEGGTPTPPETPPAISAYNPGPEPPPPFTGREPGVPPPGAQQLLPGGEFYPPNMPNTVSDMLNPTGGQPGPPPGPAPGPLAAEAPAPAAQPPAEGTPPA from the coding sequence ATGAACCGCAGTCGTCTCGGTAAGTGGCTTGCGGTAGCCCTGGTAGCGCTGCTGGTGGTCGGTGCGGCAGTGCTGCTGCGCCAGGCCGTCTTCGGCCAGAAGACCATCTCCGCACTGTTCACCTCGGCCACGGGCGTCTACCCAGGTGACGATGTCCGGGTCTCCGGTGTCAAGGTCGGCACCATCGAATCGATCAAGCCGGAGGGCACCCAAACCCGGGTGACCCTCAAGGTCGACCACGATGTGCCGATCCCCGCGGATGCGAAAGCGGTGATCGTCGCGCAGAACCTGGTGGCCGCGCGCTATGTACAGCTGGCGCCCGCCTACCGGTCGAGCGGTCCGACGCTGCCCGACGACGCCGTAATCGGCCTGGACCGCACCGCCGTTCCGGTGGAGTGGGATCAGGTCAAGGAGCAGCTGATGCGGCTGTCCACCGACCTCGGGCCCGAGAGCGGTGTCGACGGGACCTCGGTATCCCGGTTCATCAACAGCACGGCCGACGCGATGGCCGGCAACGGGGACAAACTGCGCCAGACGATTTCGCAGCTGTCGGGCGTTGCCCGAGTCCTGGCCGAGGGCAGCGGCAACATCGTCGACATCATCAAGAACCTGCAGACATTCGTCACCGCGCTTCGGGACAGCAACCAGCAGGTGGTGCAGTTCCAGAATCGGTTGGCGACGCTGACCAGCGTGGTCGACGGCAGCCGGTCCGACCTCGACGCGGCGCTGACCAATCTGTCGGTTGCGGTCGTCGAGGTACAGCGATTCGTCGCCGGGAGCCGGGACCAGACCTCGGAGCAGGTACAGCGGCTGGCCAATGTCACCCAGAACCTGGTCGACAACAAGATGCACATCGAGCAGCTGCTCCACGTCGCGCCCAACGCCTTCATGAACGGTTATAACATCTACAACCCGGACACGGGTAGCGCCGTCGGCCAGTTCGTGATGAACAACTTCTCCAATCCGGTCGAGTTCATCTGTGGCGCAATCGGTGCAGTGGAGAACACCACGGCACCGGAGACCGCGAAGCTCTGTTCGCAGTACCTCGGGCCGGCGTTGCGGCTGATCAACTTCAACTACCTGCCGTTCCCGATCTCGCCGTACCTGATGCCGTCGGCAAGCCCGGAACAGCTCGAGTACTCCGAGCCGGGGCTGGCACCGGGTGGTGAGGGCGGAACGCCCACGCCGCCCGAGACCCCGCCTGCGATCTCGGCGTACAACCCCGGTCCCGAACCGCCACCGCCGTTCACCGGCAGGGAGCCCGGCGTGCCGCCACCAGGTGCCCAGCAGTTGTTGCCGGGTGGTGAGTTCTACCCGCCGAACATGCCGAACACAGTGTCGGACATGCTCAATCCGACCGGCGGACAACCGGGTCCGCCACCGGGGCCGGCGCCGGGCCCGTTGGCTGCCGAGGCTCCGGCGCCTGCGGCACAGCCACCAGCAGAAGGGACGCCTCCAGCATGA
- a CDS encoding MCE family protein: protein MLKYRESNLIKAGFIGVVLMMLIIAVGLQPERLQQWASSVRHQALFTEAGGIAVGNDVTLSGIKIGSVTDVSLANGDALVTFTTEGKYPLGSLTTAHIRTGSLLGERVLTLESDGAGTLRTTDVIPTSRTSSPYSLTDAVSDLTTNSAGTDTASLNQSLDTLSATIDQVAPKLGPTFDGLSRLSKSINGRNESLASLLKSASDVTVVLSQRSDQLNTLILNANDLLGVLNDRRQAIVDLLANTSAVSQQLSGLVADNEAQLAPTLKRLNSVTAMLERNRDNITKALPNLNKFQLSQAETLANGAYYNAYVPNLQPAQLLQPFFDYAFGFRRGTNAGQPPDNAGPRAELPLPYNGIPGGSR, encoded by the coding sequence ATGCTCAAGTACCGCGAATCAAACCTGATCAAGGCAGGTTTCATCGGCGTCGTGCTGATGATGCTCATCATCGCCGTCGGGCTGCAACCCGAACGGCTGCAGCAGTGGGCCTCCTCGGTGCGCCATCAGGCCCTGTTCACCGAGGCCGGCGGCATCGCCGTGGGCAATGACGTCACGTTGTCCGGAATCAAGATCGGTTCGGTCACCGACGTTTCGCTGGCGAACGGTGACGCGTTGGTCACGTTCACCACGGAGGGCAAGTACCCCCTGGGGTCGCTGACCACCGCGCATATCCGCACCGGTTCGCTGCTGGGTGAGCGGGTGCTGACGTTGGAGTCCGACGGCGCCGGCACCCTGCGTACCACCGACGTGATCCCGACGTCGCGTACGTCGTCGCCGTACTCGCTGACCGACGCGGTCAGTGACCTGACCACCAACTCGGCGGGTACTGACACCGCGTCGCTGAACCAGTCACTGGACACGCTGTCGGCCACCATCGACCAGGTCGCACCGAAGCTCGGGCCGACGTTCGACGGCCTGAGCCGGCTGTCGAAATCGATCAACGGGCGCAACGAAAGCCTGGCCAGCCTGCTCAAGAGCGCGAGTGATGTGACCGTTGTGCTGTCACAGCGCAGCGATCAGCTGAACACGTTGATCCTGAACGCCAATGATCTGCTCGGCGTGCTCAACGACCGGCGCCAGGCCATCGTCGATCTACTGGCCAACACCTCGGCGGTCTCCCAGCAACTCAGTGGACTCGTCGCCGACAATGAGGCGCAACTGGCACCCACCCTCAAGCGCCTCAACTCGGTCACCGCGATGCTGGAACGCAACCGTGACAACATCACCAAGGCGTTGCCAAACCTGAACAAGTTCCAGCTGTCCCAAGCGGAAACACTGGCGAACGGGGCGTACTACAACGCCTATGTCCCGAACCTGCAGCCCGCTCAGCTGTTGCAGCCGTTCTTCGACTACGCGTTCGGGTTCCGGCGTGGGACGAATGCCGGTCAGCCGCCGGACAACGCCGGCCCGCGAGCCGAACTGCCTCTGCCCTACAACGGAATTCCCGGAGGTTCACGCTGA
- a CDS encoding MCE family protein — protein sequence MKRGRSTFIKFGSFAVVMAVLTAFLFMTFSEYRGGSYSGYSAVFGDASRLESGDSVRVAGVRVGTVKSVSLQPDKSVKVDFDTDRSVALTTSTKVAVRYLNLVGDRYLELIDSPGSTKLLPAGAQIPKERTASALDLDLLLGGLRPVIQGLNPQDVNALTSSLIQIFQGQGDTLDSLLSKTSSFSNTLANNDQVIQQLIDNLNSVVGTLAKDGKKFDGTVDRLEQLISGLSQDRDPLGTAVTQLDNGTASLASLLTEARPALKGTVDQMNRLAPLLDDHQIVLDRGLQKAPDNFRKLARLGSYGSWIMYYICGLSIRVTDLQGRTAHFPMIKQEGGRCAEP from the coding sequence ATGAAACGCGGCAGAAGCACATTCATCAAGTTTGGGTCCTTCGCGGTGGTGATGGCCGTCCTCACGGCCTTCCTGTTCATGACGTTCTCGGAGTACCGCGGTGGTTCCTACTCGGGTTACTCGGCGGTGTTCGGTGACGCGTCGAGGCTGGAGTCAGGGGACTCGGTCCGCGTGGCCGGTGTGCGCGTCGGAACTGTGAAAAGCGTTTCGCTACAACCGGACAAGTCAGTCAAGGTGGACTTCGACACCGACCGTAGCGTCGCGCTGACCACGAGTACCAAAGTCGCGGTGCGCTACCTGAACCTGGTCGGCGACAGGTACCTGGAACTGATCGACAGCCCAGGCTCGACGAAGCTCCTACCCGCCGGGGCACAGATTCCCAAGGAGCGCACCGCAAGTGCCCTGGATCTCGATTTGCTGCTCGGAGGCCTGCGACCGGTCATCCAGGGGCTGAACCCACAGGACGTCAACGCGTTGACGTCATCCCTGATCCAGATCTTTCAAGGGCAGGGCGATACCCTGGATTCGCTGCTGAGCAAGACCTCGTCGTTCTCGAATACGTTGGCCAACAATGACCAGGTCATCCAGCAGCTGATCGACAACCTGAATTCGGTGGTCGGCACCCTGGCCAAGGATGGCAAGAAGTTCGACGGAACGGTCGACCGCCTCGAGCAGTTGATCAGCGGCCTGTCGCAGGATCGCGACCCGCTCGGTACCGCCGTGACGCAGTTGGACAACGGAACCGCCTCGCTGGCAAGCCTTCTCACCGAGGCGCGGCCGGCACTCAAGGGCACCGTCGATCAGATGAACCGCCTGGCACCGTTGCTCGACGATCACCAGATCGTCCTGGATCGGGGCTTGCAGAAGGCTCCCGACAATTTCCGCAAGTTGGCCCGGCTGGGTTCCTACGGCAGCTGGATCATGTACTACATCTGCGGACTTTCCATCCGTGTCACCGATCTGCAGGGGCGCACAGCGCACTTCCCGATGATCAAACAAGAAGGCGGGAGGTGCGCGGAGCCCTGA